TTCCTCATGCATGAAGGTAAAAAAGATGAAGATATTGCGTTGAAAGTCAACAGTACCTTAGCCCAACCTCTAGCCATTATTTGGGAGGAAAATCCCTTGAAACTTAAAGGGATTATTGGCGCAGTTCATGGTGTTGTCACGTCGAGGTTTCATGGCTTGGTAAGTGCATTGTCACAAGGAGTTCCAAGTTTAGCCACCAGCTGGAGCCATAAGTATGAGATGCTCTTAGCAGACTATGCTTATAGCGAAGCACTCGTAAAACCTCCCTATCAAGATCTGGAACAAAAAATAGACTTGTTGCTGGACGAAGACAAACACGCTTCCATTCGGGCGAAACTCCGAGAAAAAGCAAGTATCGAGAAAGAGAAAAGTGTAGAGATGTGGGAACAGGTATTTAAAGTCGTTGATTCTTAAATTGTTTTACTTATGAATAAGGGCCAGGTATCTATTATCATTCCGGTATATAACAGCGAAGTATATATACAAGATACCCTTCAATCTATTTTGGCACAACGTTATCAGCACTGGGAATGTCTATGTGTGGACGATGGATCTACGGATTCGAGTTTGGCACTTTTACGTAGCTTTGCGCTGAAAGATAAGCGGATAAATGTTGTATCAAGGCCCGATCATTTACCTAAAGGGGGCAATAGTTGCAGAAATTATGGCTTTAGCAAAACTTCGGGAGAATTTGTACAATGGTTCGATAGCGATGATCTGATGCATCCTGAAATGCTCTCGGCTAAAGTTGAGCAGTTGCAACGATATGAAGACTATAATTATGTCATCTGCCGGACGGCCTACTTTTACGATGATCGGATTGATGAACGCTCTTTTTATGATCAACATTTGGATACCGACAATATATACGTCGATTATTTAACTTTTAAGACAAAGTTTTTTACACCGGGTCCGTTGTTCCGACGAGATTTTCTCCATCCAATGGAGCTCTTCAACCAAGGTCTAAAGCGTCATCAGGAGAAAGAGTTTTTTTTTAGGGTTGTTTTGCGAGATAAAAGATATCGTATTGTTGACGAGGCCTTTATCTTGCGGAGAATGCATCACGATCAATTGAGTGAGAACGTTAACCGCTCGGCCGATAAATCAAAATTTGAGTTTGTGGCCAATGTATTTAATTATGAAAATTTTGTCTTGTCGCAAGTGCGCGACAGATCCGTTACTATATATTTTAAAGATTTTTTTTTCAAATATATTCGTCGCTTTGTGAGAGAGGGTAATTTTAAGTATGCCGTCCGGTCGTTATATAGGTACATTAAAATAATAGTTCGCAATCAGGGGTAATTTATGTTAATATGGCAAAGGGTTAGGTTACCAGCATCATCATGATTACAGTTATTTGTCCGTTATATAATAAAGAAAAATACATCGCACGAACTATTGAAAGTGTGCTTGCCCAATCGTACCCAGATTGGGAGTTGTTGTTGGTAGACGATGGTTCTACCGATGAATCTTTAGCAATTGCCCGGTCTTATCAAACAGCACATCCTGGCAATATACAAGTCCTACGGCGGGAAGATTATCATTCGGCTAAAAGCGGAGCCAATGTGTGTCGTAATATAGGTTTGGAACAAGCTAAGGGAGATTATGTACTTTTCTTAGATGCGGATGATCTGTTATTACCACATTGTCTAAGTCAACGCGCGGTAGCCGTGGAAAAAATGCCAAGTTATGCACTTTATGTGTTCAATGTTGCCTATTGTAAAGGAGCCGATGCCCGTCCTTACGCCAAATTAAAGCCATCAAGTAAAGAAGTCACCCGTTATCAGCAAGCCAATAACAAACGAGAATACTTTTTGAGGAAATTCTTAACTTTTGATTTGCCATGGCATACCTCAGGCCCAATCTGGAAGCAAGCATTTCTTCAAGAAAGGGGAGGCTTTAACGAAGATTTTCAGCGTTTACAGGACCCGGAGTTGCATACGCGTATCTTATTGCAGGCAGATGCTCAATTGAAATACCTCATGGATGTTACCGATCATGACATTTTACATCGAAAAGATGATGAACGTACGGTTTGGGACGAGCATGCTTTTTTTGAGAAGCAATTTCAGGCTTTTTGTCAATTTATTGATTACTTTGTACCTATCATTGAGCAGCAGTCATTTGCTAAACGGGCCATGCAAGGGTATCTGCTGGAGGTAGAAAAATTAGCTTATCGGTATTTGAGAGATAATTATTCAATCGCTTTGAAAGTAATAGTGAAAAACAAAATGGAAGCCTTTTATGCCCGCAGTAATGTGAAAATACTTGTAGATGGTAAATTCGGTTTATTTCGGCGCTTACTCAGGCTATTGCGCACTGAAGTGAGCTATCAGTTGAAAATACCGGGTGTACTGATCCGCTTGTACAAGAGTACCCTTTAATTCTATAGAGAAGCATGAGAAACTCACTCGATTATAGTTATTCCGGTCAAACAGATAATGTACCGTTGGTCAATGCAGATAAAGCTAAGGTTTCCGGCGTATCATTCAGGGCCATGCTGATGATATTGTTAGCTATTTGTCTAACAATTACCTATATCGAGTATAGTTTTGCTTTTTTCTGTTTTTCGGCTTTTTGGATAAGCTTAGGAGTGATGATCATCTTTTTTTCATTTGACAAAAAGCATCAGCTACAATCTTTTCGACTGTTTTTTCTTTTTTTTACGGTTTACCTCATATACATGGTAGTAACCAATTATGTCTATGTTAAAGATCCGCATGTTGATATTTTTTATAATCCAGATAGTGTTAAATTTTTCTCACGCATCGATTATCTTTCGAAAATAGGATCATCTAAAAACATGTACCATTGGATGGAGGGGTTCTACGTAGGTGATTGGAAAGGTTTTGGCGCCATTATATGGGTAATTGCTATGATTACCACCAACCTTTTTGACGAGCCAAACAGCCTGTTGATTCAAAAATTACAGATTGTATTCCTGTCTACAATGGTCATAGTGTTGGTATATAATTTATCACTAAAATATCTTACCCGTAAACAGGCTTGGAACGCAACTATTGCTTTTGGGCTTCTCTCGCATGTGATGGTGTTTTCCGGTGTGTTTATGCGCGATATTTACATGGTTTTTATTTATACGATGGGTTTTTATATTTTATTTAATAAGTGGAAACCTGTCAACCTGCTCGTATTAATTCTATTAGGGGTTTTCGCTTGGCATATCCGATCGCACAATGGCCTTTTCTTCCTTTGTTTTATAGCGCTTTATATTTATTTACATATTCGGAATAAGCAACCCAAGATCGCCAAATTCCTATTTGTCACTACCTTGATATTAACGGTAGCGTTGGTTGTTACCTTTAATTTTACCGCAGTTACTGGCGATACTTCCGATGAATTGTCTACCTATCAGAATTATCACGAAGGAAAACTTGAAGAAGCGACCGGGTTAACTGCCGTCATTTTGCGGGCACCTGTATTTGCGAGGCCCATTCTTATGATTACGTTAAGCCAGATTTATCCCTTTCCAGTTTATCGGGGCATGTACGTCAACTATATCGATACCTACCAATATTTGTTATTTCCGTTATGTATTGCAGAAATTTTTTGGATATATGTATGGGTGTTTGTTTTGTATGGTTTCTATAAAAAAAGCTATCGTACAATTATTCCGCAGCATTTAAAATACTGTTTGGCTATTGCTTTACTCTATATCGTGGCTGCGGGAGCCACTTCCTATGAGTTCAGGCGCTTAATGGCAGTGTATCCTGTCATTTTCCTAACTGCGGCTGTTTTTTATTATAATTTGCCAGAGGGGAAAGTGAAATTTCTAAAGAAACGAACCACTTGGGGATATATAGGTGTCTTCGCCGCTTACCTGTTACTAACCGTTATGCGGTAGGCACTAATTTTTTAAAAAAAGATAGGATCATTAAATGAAGTCAGAAAGGATAATTGTTTGTTTTACCAATTCGTATCCTTACGGAAACAGAGAGACTTACTTTGAAACCGAGTTAGGTTATTTAGCCAATCATTTTGATAAAGTTATCATTCTTCCAAAATACAATCCGTATAAAACAGGTATTAGGCGTGCTATACCGAAAAACGCAGAGGTTTGGCCACCGCTGGTTCCACAAGGTAAGGTCACGC
This Olivibacter sp. SDN3 DNA region includes the following protein-coding sequences:
- a CDS encoding glycosyltransferase family 2 protein; this translates as MITVICPLYNKEKYIARTIESVLAQSYPDWELLLVDDGSTDESLAIARSYQTAHPGNIQVLRREDYHSAKSGANVCRNIGLEQAKGDYVLFLDADDLLLPHCLSQRAVAVEKMPSYALYVFNVAYCKGADARPYAKLKPSSKEVTRYQQANNKREYFLRKFLTFDLPWHTSGPIWKQAFLQERGGFNEDFQRLQDPELHTRILLQADAQLKYLMDVTDHDILHRKDDERTVWDEHAFFEKQFQAFCQFIDYFVPIIEQQSFAKRAMQGYLLEVEKLAYRYLRDNYSIALKVIVKNKMEAFYARSNVKILVDGKFGLFRRLLRLLRTEVSYQLKIPGVLIRLYKSTL
- a CDS encoding glycosyltransferase family 2 protein, which gives rise to MNKGQVSIIIPVYNSEVYIQDTLQSILAQRYQHWECLCVDDGSTDSSLALLRSFALKDKRINVVSRPDHLPKGGNSCRNYGFSKTSGEFVQWFDSDDLMHPEMLSAKVEQLQRYEDYNYVICRTAYFYDDRIDERSFYDQHLDTDNIYVDYLTFKTKFFTPGPLFRRDFLHPMELFNQGLKRHQEKEFFFRVVLRDKRYRIVDEAFILRRMHHDQLSENVNRSADKSKFEFVANVFNYENFVLSQVRDRSVTIYFKDFFFKYIRRFVREGNFKYAVRSLYRYIKIIVRNQG